One Peromyscus maniculatus bairdii isolate BWxNUB_F1_BW_parent chromosome 14, HU_Pman_BW_mat_3.1, whole genome shotgun sequence genomic window carries:
- the Tmem30b gene encoding cell cycle control protein 50B, translating to MTWSVSARGAHQPDNTAFTQQRLPAWQPLLSAGITLPLFFCAGLAFIGLGLGLFYSSNGIKELEYDYSGNPGTTGNCSLCAAEGQGRAPPPNCSCAWYFSLPELFPGPVYLYYELSNFYQNNRRYGVSRDDAQLSGLASALRHPANECAPYQFSATGLPIAPCGAIANSLFNDSFSLWHQRQPGGPYVEVPLDRTAIAWWTDYHVKFRNPPLVNGSLALAFRGTAPPPNWHRPVYELSPDPNNTGFINQDFVVWMRTAALPTFRKLYARIRQGNYSAGLPRGAYRVNITYNYPVLAFGGHKLIIFSNISWMGGKNPFLGIAYLVVGSLCILMGFVMLVVYIRYQDQDDDDNDDE from the coding sequence ATGACCTGGAGCGTCTCGGCGCGGGGCGCGCACCAGCCGGACAACACGGCCTTCACGCAGCAGCGCCTCCCGGCCTGGCAGCCGCTGCTCTCGGCCGGCATCACCCTGCCGCTCTTCTTCTGCGCCGGCCTGGCTTTCAtcggcctgggcctgggcctcttCTACTCCTCCAACGGCATCAAGGAGCTGGAGTACGACTACAGCGGCAACCCCGGCACCACCGGCAACTGCTCGCTGTGCGCCGCCGAGGGCCAGGGCCGCGCGCCGCCGCCCAACTGCTCGTGCGCCTGGTACTTCTCGCTGCCCGAGCTCTTCCCGGGCCCCGTCTACCTCTACTACGAGCTGTCCAACTTCTACCAGAACAACCGGCGCTACGGCGTGTCCCGCGACGACGCGCAGCTCAGCGGCCTGGCCAGCGCGCTGCGCCACCCGGCCAACGAGTGCGCCCCCTACCAGTTCAGCGCCACCGGGCTGCCCATCGCGCCCTGCGGCGCCATCGCCAACAGCCTCTTCAACGACTCCTTCTCTCTGTGGCACCAGCGCCAGCCCGGGGGACCCTACGTCGAGGTGCCCCTCGACCGCACCGCCATCGCCTGGTGGACCGACTACCACGTCAAGTTCCGCAACCCGCCGCTGGTGAACGGCAGCCTGGCGCTGGCCTTCCGCGGCACGGCGCCACCGCCCAACTGGCACCGGCCGGTTTACGAGCTCAGTCCCGATCCCAACAACACCGGCTTCATCAACCAGGACTTCGTGGTGTGGATGCGCACGGCGGCGCTGCCCACGTTCCGCAAGCTCTATGCGCGCATCCGTCAGGGCAACTACTCGGCGGGCCTGCCCCGGGGTGCCTACCGCGTCAACATCACCTACAACTACCCGGTGCTCGCCTTCGGCGGCCACAAGCTCATCATCTTTAGCAACATCTCGTGGATGGGTGGGAAGAACCCTTTCCTGGGCATCGCTTACCTGGTTGTTGGCTCCCTCTGCATCCTCATGGGCTTTGTCATGCTGGTGGTCTACATTCGCTACCAGGACCAGGATGACGACGACAATGATGATGAGTGA